CGCCTGGTGGTAGGTCGCCGCCTTGATCTCCATATTCAGGACATGCCTGTGGGAATCGTAGGCTTCGCCGGACAGGGTCGCCTCCAAGGCGGTATCGGATATTTGACGAATTTTGACTTCTTTCATGAGCTGGCCTTCTCCGCTCCAGAGATAGAGCGCCTCCCGGAGAAAATTGACCCAGAGATCGGCAAGGTCGGTTCCTTCGACAACCAGATCACGGCTTACCCGGATCTCCACCGCATCCAGTTCCGCCATCAGTTCAAAGATGGCCTTCCCGGCACAGGCAAACAGCTCCTCCAGGGAGGAGGCCTCCACGTCCATGCCGAGATCCGCCGTGTGATCGAGCAGCTGCCAGGATGCGCTCACCGGTCTTAATCCTCCTCGGGAAAAACAGGATCGGTCGGCTCGTTCTCTTCGGAAACATTCTCCTCTTCCTCACGGGTGTCCCGTTCCGCACTGGTCATGCCCACGAGCTGTTCCTCCGCATCGAGTTCGATCAGCTTGACGCCCTGGGTGGTCCGGTGGATCAGGGGCACGCCCTCAATCTTCATGCGGATGATCTTCCCGCTGTTGCTCATGAGCAGAAGGTCCTC
This region of Syntrophus gentianae genomic DNA includes:
- a CDS encoding archease produces the protein MSASWQLLDHTADLGMDVEASSLEELFACAGKAIFELMAELDAVEIRVSRDLVVEGTDLADLWVNFLREALYLWSGEGQLMKEVKIRQISDTALEATLSGEAYDSHRHVLNMEIKAATYHQAEVVRTPKGWKGRVIFDV